The proteins below come from a single Kitasatospora sp. NBC_00315 genomic window:
- a CDS encoding cytochrome P450: MSSTPSSIPEAPGAWPVLGHLPALIRNPLGFLSSAADHGDLFRVRLGPSTVYLATHPELVRTMLVSNSADFTRSKGAAGASRFIGPILVAVSGDSHRRQRRMMQPGFQRGQLNHYVVGMTAAATETADSWRPGEVVDVQRTASDLSLAMITKALFQSELGATAEAELRVTGHDILKVARLSALAPGLYTVLPTAAKRNLGRTSAAIRAAVAAYRADGRDHGDLLSMMLRAQDAEGRTMTDQEVHDEIMGLAVAGIGGPAALTCWIFHELAQDAAVEQQLHAELDEVLAGRTPTGADLPLLPYTQRLVKEALRKYPGWVGSRRTVRPVRLGDHELPADVEVMYSPYALQRDARWYRDPERLDPDRWESKESTREVPKGAWVPFALGTYKCIGDNFALMETVVAIAVIASRWRLRPVPGDRVRPVAKATHVFPNRLRMIAEPRTPCPPRGPAHDSLTDSATAAAPS; the protein is encoded by the coding sequence GTGTCCTCGACCCCGTCGAGCATTCCCGAGGCCCCCGGCGCCTGGCCGGTGCTCGGCCACCTGCCGGCGCTCATCCGCAATCCGCTGGGATTCCTGTCGTCGGCGGCCGATCACGGGGACCTCTTCCGGGTCCGGCTCGGCCCCAGCACCGTCTACCTCGCCACCCACCCGGAGCTGGTGCGGACCATGCTGGTGTCGAACTCGGCGGACTTCACCCGGAGCAAGGGCGCGGCCGGTGCCAGCCGCTTCATCGGCCCGATCCTGGTGGCCGTCTCCGGGGACTCGCACCGCCGTCAGCGGCGGATGATGCAGCCCGGGTTCCAGCGGGGGCAGCTCAACCACTACGTCGTCGGCATGACCGCCGCCGCCACGGAGACCGCGGACTCCTGGCGGCCCGGCGAGGTGGTGGACGTGCAGCGGACCGCCAGCGACCTGTCGCTGGCGATGATCACGAAGGCGCTCTTCCAGTCCGAGCTCGGGGCCACCGCCGAGGCGGAACTGCGCGTCACGGGGCACGACATCCTGAAGGTCGCCCGGTTGAGCGCGCTGGCCCCGGGGCTCTACACCGTCCTGCCCACCGCGGCCAAGCGCAACCTGGGCCGCACCAGCGCCGCCATCCGGGCGGCGGTCGCCGCCTACCGGGCGGACGGGCGCGACCACGGGGACCTGCTGTCCATGATGCTGCGCGCCCAGGACGCCGAGGGACGCACCATGACGGACCAGGAGGTGCACGACGAGATCATGGGGCTCGCGGTCGCCGGGATCGGCGGCCCCGCCGCCCTCACCTGCTGGATCTTCCACGAGCTCGCCCAGGACGCCGCCGTCGAGCAGCAGCTGCACGCCGAACTCGACGAGGTCCTGGCCGGCCGGACGCCCACCGGAGCGGACCTCCCGCTCCTCCCGTACACCCAGCGCCTGGTGAAGGAGGCGCTGCGCAAGTACCCCGGCTGGGTCGGCTCCCGCCGTACCGTGCGGCCGGTCAGGCTCGGCGACCACGAGCTGCCGGCCGACGTGGAGGTCATGTACAGCCCGTACGCGCTCCAGCGCGACGCCCGCTGGTACCGCGACCCGGAGCGGCTCGACCCCGACCGCTGGGAGTCGAAGGAGTCGACGCGGGAGGTGCCGAAGGGTGCCTGGGTCCCCTTCGCGCTCGGCACCTACAAGTGCATCGGCGACAACTTCGCGCTGATGGAGACGGTCGTGGCGATCGCGGTGATCGCCTCGCGCTGGCGGCTGCGCCCCGTCCCGGGGGACCGCGTCCGGCCGGTGGCCAAGGCCACCCATGTCTTCCCCAACCGCCTGCGGATGATCGCCGAACCCCGCACCCCTTGCCCCCCGCGCGGCCCCGCGCACGATTCGCTGACCGACTCCGCGACCGCGGCGGCGCCGTCCTGA
- a CDS encoding spirocyclase AveC family protein has protein sequence MTQSSPPPVPAAVVTVPTQGTVEHGRAAPDTRRGPVLWWAAAGAVFLALQCYVFVRWAADGGYHLLAVPGPDDGTAGAGTGHRRVVDVLLPALSVAGVVGLAVSLVRRGRTERRLSFDALLFAGVLFAGWLSPLMNWFHPVLIANTHVWGALSSWGPYVPGWRGLPPGMEAELPLVTFSLGSTVLLGVLGCCQVMTRARDRWPGIRPWQLVGLAFLTAVVFDLSEPFISFAGVSVWSRALPAVTLWSGAWYQFPLYQLVGTGLASGSLSAIRFFRDERDETVVERGAWRLPGRIRPWVRFLAVVGTVNAVMLGYAALQALLSLAGGQPPAGLPEFFGPPAAY, from the coding sequence ATGACGCAGAGTTCCCCACCCCCCGTCCCGGCCGCCGTCGTGACGGTGCCCACCCAGGGCACCGTGGAGCACGGCCGGGCGGCCCCGGACACCCGCCGAGGGCCCGTGCTCTGGTGGGCCGCGGCCGGGGCGGTGTTCCTGGCCCTCCAGTGCTACGTGTTCGTGCGCTGGGCGGCCGACGGCGGCTACCACCTCCTCGCCGTGCCGGGCCCGGACGACGGGACGGCCGGCGCGGGGACCGGCCACCGGCGGGTCGTGGACGTCCTCCTCCCGGCGCTGTCGGTGGCGGGCGTCGTCGGGCTGGCCGTCTCGCTGGTCCGGCGGGGGCGGACGGAGCGCCGGCTGTCCTTCGACGCGCTGCTGTTCGCGGGAGTGCTGTTCGCGGGCTGGCTCAGCCCGCTGATGAACTGGTTCCACCCCGTGTTGATCGCCAACACGCACGTGTGGGGCGCGCTGAGTTCCTGGGGCCCGTACGTGCCGGGGTGGCGGGGTCTGCCGCCGGGGATGGAGGCCGAACTGCCGCTGGTGACCTTCAGCCTCGGCTCGACGGTGCTGCTGGGCGTGCTGGGGTGCTGCCAGGTCATGACGCGGGCCCGGGACCGGTGGCCGGGCATCCGGCCGTGGCAGCTGGTCGGGCTGGCCTTCCTCACGGCCGTGGTCTTCGACCTGTCGGAGCCGTTCATCTCCTTCGCCGGGGTCTCCGTCTGGTCGCGGGCGCTGCCGGCCGTGACCCTGTGGAGTGGCGCGTGGTACCAGTTCCCGCTGTATCAGCTGGTGGGCACGGGCCTGGCCAGCGGTTCGCTGAGTGCCATCAGGTTCTTCCGCGACGAGCGTGACGAGACGGTGGTGGAGCGCGGGGCCTGGCGGCTGCCGGGGCGGATCCGGCCGTGGGTGCGGTTCCTGGCCGTGGTGGGCACCGTCAACGCGGTGATGCTGGGCTACGCCGCCCTCCAGGCGCTGCTGTCGCTGGCCGGCGGCCAACCGCCGGCCGGGCTGCCGGAGTTCTTCGGTCCGCCGGCCGCCTACTGA